The following are encoded together in the Chaetodon trifascialis isolate fChaTrf1 chromosome 3, fChaTrf1.hap1, whole genome shotgun sequence genome:
- the faim2b gene encoding fas apoptotic inhibitory molecule 2b isoform X1, with protein sequence MKKGKQVNDDNEPPTYQEATAGYDEMEAQFAWDDMTIRRTFIRKVYAILLVQLLVTVAIVALFSFCAPVRFFIQTHPGLYMASYLMFFVTYIALTCCGDLRRQFPWNITLLVLFTLSMAFMMGFVSSFYNTKSVVLCLGITALVCLSVTIFSFQSKIDVTSCQGVLFSLCMVMLLCAITMSIVVPFGYVPWLHAVYAVAGAILFTLFLAFDTQMLLGNKRYTISPEEYIFATLSIYLDIIYLFSFLLQIMGGGRE encoded by the exons ATGAAAAAGGGAAAG CAGGTTAACGATGACAATGAGCCCCCTACTTATCAGGAGGCGACTGCAG gcTATGATGAGATGGAGGCCCAGTTCGCCTGGGACGACATGACCATCAGGCGGACCTTCATCAGAAAG GTCTACGCCATTCTCCTGGTTCAGCTGCTCGTCACAGTGGCCATTGTTGCTCTCTTCTCGTTTTG TGCACCGGTCAGGTTCTTTATTCAGACTCATCCAGGCTTGTACATGGCATCTTA TCTCATGTTCTTTGTCACCTACATTGCACTGACCTGCTGTGGAGATCTAAG GAGGCAGTTTCCTTGGAATATCACTTTGTTAGTTCTCTTT ACTCTGAGCATGGCCTTCATGATGGGATTTGTGTCGAG ctttTACAACACCAAATCAGTGGTTCTGTGTCTGGGAATCACAGCTCTggtgtgtctctctgtcaccATCTTCAGCTTCCAGAGCAAG ATTGATGTCACATCCTGTCAGGGCgtcctgttttctttgtgcatgGTCATGCTTCTGTGCGCCATCACCATGTCCATCGTCGTCCCTTTCGGATAC GTCCCTTGGTTACATGCTGTTTATGCTGTGGCAGGAGCCATCCTCTTCACGCTG TTCCTGGCCTTTGACACTCAGATGCTGTTAGGGAACAAGCGCTACACGATAAGTCCAGAGGAATACATTTTCGCAACCCTCAGCATCTACCTGGACATTATCTACCTGTTCAGCTTCCTGTTGCAGATCATGGGAGGAGGCCGCGAGTAA
- the LOC139328890 gene encoding RNA-binding motif, single-stranded-interacting protein 2-like isoform X1 — MLLSVPPRAGINPYNGYNSRNSKKQAYVSSGHQMAPPSPNTNSSSNSSGGGGEQLSKTNLYIRGLHPGTTDQDLVKLCQPYGKIVSTKAILDKTTNKCKGYGFVDFDSPAAAQKAVTALKSSGVQAQMAKQQEQDPTNLYISNLPVSMDEQELESMLKSFGQVISTRILRDANGTSRGVGFARMESTEKCEAIIQHFNGKFIKTPPGVPVPTEPLLCKFADGGQKKRQNQGKYLQNGRPWAREGDAGGMTLAYDPTALQNGFYSSPYSLAPNRMIAQTSLSPYMHSPVSSYQVHSPSWMHHQSYLMQPAGTVLTPTMDHAMSIQPTSMMGPLTQQLSHLSLGSTGTYIPANTTMQGTYIPQYTPVPPSSVPEENGGQQPQVAMETPAEHTNYSYQHTK, encoded by the exons CAGGCCTATGTGTCCTCCGGCCATCAGATGGCGCCCCCCAGTCCCAACACCAACAGCAGTAGTAACAGCAGCGGCGGGGGAGGGGAACAGCTGAGTAAAACTAACCTGTACATCCGCGGGCTCCATCCGGGGACCACGGACCAAGACCTGGTCAAACTCTGCCAACC GTATGGCAAGATTGTGTCGACCAAGGCCATCTTGGATAAAACCACCAACAAATGTAAAG GGTATGGCTTTGTGGACTTTgacagtccagcagcagcacagaaagcTGTTACAGCCCTGAAGTCCAGTGGGGTCCAGGCTCAGATGGCCAAA CAACAAGAGCAGGACCCCACCAACCTCTACATCTCCAACCTGCCAGTATCTATGGATGAGCAAGAGCTGGAGAGCATGCTCAAGTCCTTTGGCCAGGTCATTTCCACACGCATCCTCCGAGATGCTAACGGGACCAGCCGCGGTGTGGGATTTGCCAG AATGGAGTCCACAGAGAAGTGCGAGGCCATAATTCAGCATTTCAATGGCAAATTCATCAAGACTCCACCGGGAGTGCCTG TGCCCACAGAGCCTTTATTATGTAAGTTTGCAGACGGAGGtcagaagaagaggcagaacCAGGGGAAGTACCTCCAGAATGGAAGACCCTGGGCTCGAGAGGGAGATGCG GGAGGAATGACGCTTGCGTATGACCCCACAGCCTTACAAAATGG CTTCTACTCCTCACCCTACAGTCTGGCTCCAAACCGAATGAtcgcccagacttccctctcacCCTACATGCATTCTCCTGTCTCATCCTACCAG GTACACAGCCCGTCCTGGATGCACCATCAGTCATACCTCATGCAGCCAGCT GGTACAGTTCTTACCCCAACAATGGATCACGCCATGTCCATCCAGCCCACGTCCATGATGGGACCCCTCACCCAGCAGCTAAGCCACCTGTCCCTGGGCAGCACGGGCACA TATATTCCGGCCAACACAACTATGCAGGGGACCTACATCCCCCAGTACACCCCAGTGCCTCCCTCCAGTGTCCCAGAG GAGAACGGTGGTCAACAGCCACAGGTTGCCATGGAGACTCCCGCAGAACACACAAACTACTCGTACCAACACACCAAGTGA
- the LOC139328890 gene encoding RNA-binding motif, single-stranded-interacting protein 2-like isoform X2, producing MLLSVPPRAGINPYNGYNSRNSKKQAYVSSGHQMAPPSPNTNSSSNSSGGGGEQLSKTNLYIRGLHPGTTDQDLVKLCQPYGKIVSTKAILDKTTNKCKGYGFVDFDSPAAAQKAVTALKSSGVQAQMAKQQEQDPTNLYISNLPVSMDEQELESMLKSFGQVISTRILRDANGTSRGVGFARMESTEKCEAIIQHFNGKFIKTPPGVPVPTEPLLCKFADGGQKKRQNQGKYLQNGRPWAREGDAGGMTLAYDPTALQNGFYSSPYSLAPNRMIAQTSLSPYMHSPVSSYQVHSPSWMHHQSYLMQPAGTVLTPTMDHAMSIQPTSMMGPLTQQLSHLSLGSTGTENGGQQPQVAMETPAEHTNYSYQHTK from the exons CAGGCCTATGTGTCCTCCGGCCATCAGATGGCGCCCCCCAGTCCCAACACCAACAGCAGTAGTAACAGCAGCGGCGGGGGAGGGGAACAGCTGAGTAAAACTAACCTGTACATCCGCGGGCTCCATCCGGGGACCACGGACCAAGACCTGGTCAAACTCTGCCAACC GTATGGCAAGATTGTGTCGACCAAGGCCATCTTGGATAAAACCACCAACAAATGTAAAG GGTATGGCTTTGTGGACTTTgacagtccagcagcagcacagaaagcTGTTACAGCCCTGAAGTCCAGTGGGGTCCAGGCTCAGATGGCCAAA CAACAAGAGCAGGACCCCACCAACCTCTACATCTCCAACCTGCCAGTATCTATGGATGAGCAAGAGCTGGAGAGCATGCTCAAGTCCTTTGGCCAGGTCATTTCCACACGCATCCTCCGAGATGCTAACGGGACCAGCCGCGGTGTGGGATTTGCCAG AATGGAGTCCACAGAGAAGTGCGAGGCCATAATTCAGCATTTCAATGGCAAATTCATCAAGACTCCACCGGGAGTGCCTG TGCCCACAGAGCCTTTATTATGTAAGTTTGCAGACGGAGGtcagaagaagaggcagaacCAGGGGAAGTACCTCCAGAATGGAAGACCCTGGGCTCGAGAGGGAGATGCG GGAGGAATGACGCTTGCGTATGACCCCACAGCCTTACAAAATGG CTTCTACTCCTCACCCTACAGTCTGGCTCCAAACCGAATGAtcgcccagacttccctctcacCCTACATGCATTCTCCTGTCTCATCCTACCAG GTACACAGCCCGTCCTGGATGCACCATCAGTCATACCTCATGCAGCCAGCT GGTACAGTTCTTACCCCAACAATGGATCACGCCATGTCCATCCAGCCCACGTCCATGATGGGACCCCTCACCCAGCAGCTAAGCCACCTGTCCCTGGGCAGCACGGGCACA GAGAACGGTGGTCAACAGCCACAGGTTGCCATGGAGACTCCCGCAGAACACACAAACTACTCGTACCAACACACCAAGTGA
- the faim2b gene encoding fas apoptotic inhibitory molecule 2b isoform X2 has translation MKKGKVNDDNEPPTYQEATAGYDEMEAQFAWDDMTIRRTFIRKVYAILLVQLLVTVAIVALFSFCAPVRFFIQTHPGLYMASYLMFFVTYIALTCCGDLRRQFPWNITLLVLFTLSMAFMMGFVSSFYNTKSVVLCLGITALVCLSVTIFSFQSKIDVTSCQGVLFSLCMVMLLCAITMSIVVPFGYVPWLHAVYAVAGAILFTLFLAFDTQMLLGNKRYTISPEEYIFATLSIYLDIIYLFSFLLQIMGGGRE, from the exons ATGAAAAAGGGAAAG GTTAACGATGACAATGAGCCCCCTACTTATCAGGAGGCGACTGCAG gcTATGATGAGATGGAGGCCCAGTTCGCCTGGGACGACATGACCATCAGGCGGACCTTCATCAGAAAG GTCTACGCCATTCTCCTGGTTCAGCTGCTCGTCACAGTGGCCATTGTTGCTCTCTTCTCGTTTTG TGCACCGGTCAGGTTCTTTATTCAGACTCATCCAGGCTTGTACATGGCATCTTA TCTCATGTTCTTTGTCACCTACATTGCACTGACCTGCTGTGGAGATCTAAG GAGGCAGTTTCCTTGGAATATCACTTTGTTAGTTCTCTTT ACTCTGAGCATGGCCTTCATGATGGGATTTGTGTCGAG ctttTACAACACCAAATCAGTGGTTCTGTGTCTGGGAATCACAGCTCTggtgtgtctctctgtcaccATCTTCAGCTTCCAGAGCAAG ATTGATGTCACATCCTGTCAGGGCgtcctgttttctttgtgcatgGTCATGCTTCTGTGCGCCATCACCATGTCCATCGTCGTCCCTTTCGGATAC GTCCCTTGGTTACATGCTGTTTATGCTGTGGCAGGAGCCATCCTCTTCACGCTG TTCCTGGCCTTTGACACTCAGATGCTGTTAGGGAACAAGCGCTACACGATAAGTCCAGAGGAATACATTTTCGCAACCCTCAGCATCTACCTGGACATTATCTACCTGTTCAGCTTCCTGTTGCAGATCATGGGAGGAGGCCGCGAGTAA